The Canis lupus familiaris isolate Mischka breed German Shepherd chromosome 27, alternate assembly UU_Cfam_GSD_1.0, whole genome shotgun sequence genome window below encodes:
- the NOP2 gene encoding probable 28S rRNA (cytosine(4447)-C(5))-methyltransferase, whose translation MGRKLDPTKKEKRGPGRKARKQKGAETELARFLPAAGDENSKRLSSRARKRAAKRRLGSAESLAMHKFPGAKPLPGKLPKGISGGAVQTPGKKGAQPLHHGTQGKKRPALTHSSEEEEVEEEDSEEDGVLNQEDLWGSEDSDADMIDDYGADSDSEGEDEDEELLPIERAAQKQKVQEAVAGGQWSEEETEEEEEKGSLQSCPQKDDETEGGLQINVDEEESFVLPLPGEMEQDAQAPDLQRIHKRIQDIVGVLRDFGTQREEGRSRSEYLHRLQKDLATYYSYGDFLLGKLMDLFPLSELVEFLEANEVPRPITLRTNTLKTRRRDLAQALINRGVNLDPLGKWSKTGLVVYDSSVPIGATPEYLAGYYMLQGASSMLPVMALAPQEHERILDMCCAPGGKTSYIAQLMKNTGVILANDANAERLKSVVGNLHRLGVTNTIISHYDGRQFPKVVGGFDRVLLDAPCSGTGVISKDPAVKTNKDEKDILRCAHLQKELLLSAIDSVNATSKTGGYLVYCTCSIMVEENEWVVDYALKKRNVRLVPTGLDFGQEGFTRFRERRFHPTLRSTRRFYPHTHNMDGFFIAKFKKFSNSIPQSQTGNSAASTPTSLDLPEVKGQVTPKPEGSSQPAKKARVAMKTKQQLQKRQHPKKASFQKQNGISKGTDSGLSTVSCDTKSQASSKLQDSSQPTQEIRGPKVTKKLKQQSATLLSSKKVAFRKPNGPPKGTDTEVPVLSLSKTQDTLKPEDWVQPLRSTRGTKKVKQQLPAQPSKRAAFRKQNGTPKGPETPAMSPLDSSQPPPAKRRKSQSRGSSHPVLS comes from the exons CCTGGAAAACTACCCAAAG GAATCTCTGGAGGAGCTGTCCAGACACCTGGCAAGAAGGGAGCCCAGCCCTTGCATCACGGTACTCAAGGCAAGAAGCGTCCAGCACTGACCCATAGcagtgaggaggaagaggtggaggaggaagactCTGAAGAGGATGGTGTGCTGAACCAGGAGGACCTCTGGGGCTCTGAGGACAGTGATGCTGATATGATAGATGACTACGGCGCCGACTCCGACTCAGAGGGCGAGGATGAAGATGAAGAG CTGCTGCCCATTGAGAGGGCTGCTCAGAAGCAAAAGGTTCAGGAGGCTGTGGCTGG GGGCCAGTGGAGTGAGGAGGAgactgaggaggaagaggagaaagggtcCCTTCAGTCATGCCCCCAAAAGGATGATGAGACAGAGGGGGGCCTACAGATCAATGTGGATGAGGAGGAGTCCTTTGTGCTGCCCCTTCCTGGGGAGATGGAGCAGG ATGCCCAGGCTCCAGACTTGCAACGGATTCACAAGCGCATCCAGGATATAGTGGGAGTGCTGCGTGATTTTGGGACTCAGCGGGAGGAAGGTCGGTCTCGTTCTGAGTATCTGCACCGGCTTCAGAAGGATCTGGCTACTTATTACTCCTATGGAGACTTCCTACTTGGCAAGCTTATGGACCTTTTTCCTCTGTCTGAG CTGGTGGAGTTCTTAGAAGCTAATGAGGTGCCTCGGCCCATCACCCTCAGGACCAATACCTTGAAAACCCGACGTCGAGACCTCGCTCAG gcACTAATTAACCGTGGAGTTAACCTGGATCCTCTGGGCAAGTGGTCAAAGACTGGACTAGTGGTATATGATTCTTCTGTGCCCATTG GTGCTACCCCCGAGTACCTGGCTGGGTACTATATGCTTCAGGGAGCCTCCAGTATGTTGCCGGTCATGGCCTTGGCACCCCAAGAACACGAACGGATCTTGGACATGTGTTGTGCCCCTGGAGGAAAGACTAGCTACATAG CCCAGCTGATGAAGAACACAGGTGTGATTCTTGCCAACGATGCCAATGCTGAGCGGCTCAAGAGTGTCGTGGGTAATCTGCACCGGTTGGGAGTCACCAACACCATCATCAGCCACTACGATGGGCGCCAGTTCCCCAAG GTGGTGGGGGGCTTTGACCGAGTACTTTTGGATGCTCCTTGTAGTGGTACTGGGGTCATCTCCAAAGACCCAGCCGTGAAGACTAACAAG GATGAGAAGGACATCTTGCGCTGTGCTCACCTTCAGAAGGAGTTGCTCCTGAGTGCTATTGACTCCGTCAATGCTACCTCCAAGACAGGAGGCTACCTTGTATACTGTACCTGTTCCATCATG GTGGAAGAGAATGAGTGGGTGGTAGACTATGCCCTGAAAAAGAGGAACGTGCGGTTGGTGCCCACAGGTTTAGACTTTGGCCAGGAGGGTTTCACTCGCTTTCGAGAAAGGCGCTTCCACCCTACCCTGCGTTCTACCCGCCGCTTCTACCCTCATACCCACAATATGGATGGTTTCTTTATTGCCAAGTTCAAGAAATTCTCTAATTCTATCCCCCAGTCCCAGACAG GAAATTCTGCAGCTTCCACCCCTACAAGCCTAGACTTGCCTGAGGTGAAGGGCCAGGTGACCCCCAAACCTGAGGGCAGCAGCCAGCCTGCCAAGAAGGCCAGAGTGGCTATGAAAACAAAGCAGCAGTTGCAGAAACGGCAACATCCCAAAAAGGCCTCTTTCCAGAAGCAGAATGGCATCTCCAAAGGGACAGACTCAGGATTGTCCACTGTATCTTGTGACACAAAGTCCCAAGCTTCTTCCAAGCTCCAGGACAGCAGTCAGCCAACTCAAGAGATCAGGGGACCAAAGGTGACTAAGAAACTAAAGCAACAATCAGCTACGCTGCTATCCTCCAAGAAGGTTGCCTTCCGGAAGCCGAATGGCCCTCCTAAGGGCACGGACACAGAAGTGCCTGTGCTATCCCTTTCCAAGACCCAGGACACACTCAAGCCTGAGGACTGGGTTCAGCCCCTTAGAAGCACCAGAGGGACCAAGAAAGTAAAGCAGCAGTTGCCAGCACAGCCTTCCAAGAGAGCTGCCTTCCGGAAACAGAATGGCACCCCCAAGGGACCTGAGACTCCCGCCATGTCCCCCCTTGATTCCAGCCAGCCCCCACCagcaaagaggagaaaatctCAGTCCAGAGGCAGCAGCCATCCAGTGTTGTCTTAG